The following proteins are encoded in a genomic region of Nocardioides sp. cx-173:
- a CDS encoding family 16 glycoside hydrolase: protein MSSASHRSPATRGAHRVLAVGLAVATGMGVLAATAAPGASAGAVAQAVPAGNEPGVTMRVFHVPYNLEEICTLKSGQTPNVDLLKPTINWTTPADFGDAGREDNFISHTLADLDIATAGSYEFELRSDDGSRLSLDDEVVIDHDGLHGADPKTGTVSLSAGSHRLFIEHFEAGGGQQVTLSWKKPGDASFTLVPTSVLSTPEKVTRVTAPGNKECEGAADSPGDGLQLAGLNPAYAVVNLRPPGFDPKVTGMAWDGDDLLVLTWGGTGDPVDQTSEGKLFRLTGVKTADGPEDVTATELVGDLREPQGVAVVDVDGNGEPEYYVSEKDQLSKFVDTDGNGLLDEPKSALWTVPTSGNFHEFAFGLLHKGDKFYLNLSVSIDYGGATTNPQQAPTIDGKTIRGNSIVVDDTTGEMTLVAGGLRTPNGIGWGPEGDAFVTDNQGGWLPASKLVHIKQDRFFNHMTTPAGPFQDNPVAKPVLWLPQNEIANSPSTPVMVPEGQPFAGQMMIGDVTYGGLQRAFLEKVEGEYQGAVFRGTQGLEAGINEVLLGDGGTMIVGGIGGGGNWQQPGKLTYGLQKLVPTGVAPFEMKSMEVVEGGFKVTYTHPIGAETLASLPDKYVVTQWGYRPTAQYGGPKINEETLEVTSATASEDGRTVTLAIAGLRPDRVVHLRSPRPFAAESGEQLYSTEGWYTLNSYPGYVAPEPPEGVYEQEDQQLLGGANVQSEHAGYSGTGYVGGFDKVGAGVRSAVTVDEAGTYDLSLRYSNGPHPFQGPKTVTLMVNGESQVVTLPSTGTWQTYGTFRRAVDLAAGANTVEIRYDEGNDGNVNLDVLSIVPQDGIRYEAEEGMLNGGASAQTEHPGYSGSGFVGGFQNAGASVRLNVSTTSAGNHPVTLGYAAGPNPYDGPKRLTVEVNGTPRQITLPSTGSWQTWGTWTGELPLRVGENTVIFRYDTNDDGNVNLDYLDVRLPAPVTCDPVGDTDDPFEGDALDRCRWTNVLNEDADRYRVAGGKLEIDAQAGDLSGGQTDAKNVILQPVTGEDPSTWMAETTVSIDGTDDYLQAGLTVWGSTSDYGKVMVMRHPTNGWTTELARVTNGSLQYANAPIATGQQTDIRLRMWSDGELLQGAYSVDDGATWVTIGDGWRAGGLANPLVGVAAYNGTGAEVARFDDFTLGEPPVVPDPPETCLPVRPEIGYTSLFDGTRASLEDWEMADGGRFVRQDDCSIKSVGAFGLLWHPEPIDYAYSLKLDWMMPGDDNSGVFVGFPDPGTSSGGPITQGHEVQIDPSDDADSTTGAIYNFQAADAQARDAALKPPGQWNAYEIVVEGDRIRVYLNGTLINDFTDTDPNRMNLPSHIGLQTHGDQDDVFFRNVRINNLEEPDVVASTVTATARPASVRVGGATDVAVTVTADGATPTGRVTVRDGAKVVGAGTLAGGRASVRVGPLTTVGTRSLSVAYAGGGQVSGSQTVVRVVVTPAPKPVLTVRPPVVDAGKTRRTGSLKVTCRPVGVRCAGTLTLRSGGKVLGTARVSLAGGRTATVRLALNRRARTLLAERARVQARLTVTLRGGARSTVTVRLTR, encoded by the coding sequence GTGTCATCTGCTTCCCACCGCTCGCCCGCCACGCGCGGAGCACATCGGGTCCTCGCCGTCGGGCTCGCCGTCGCCACCGGCATGGGCGTCCTGGCCGCGACGGCGGCACCGGGCGCGAGCGCCGGCGCGGTCGCGCAGGCCGTGCCTGCGGGCAACGAGCCGGGCGTCACCATGCGGGTCTTCCACGTGCCCTACAACCTGGAGGAGATCTGCACGCTCAAGTCGGGCCAGACCCCGAACGTCGATCTCCTCAAGCCGACGATCAACTGGACGACGCCTGCCGACTTCGGTGACGCCGGGCGCGAGGACAACTTCATCAGCCACACGCTGGCCGACCTCGACATCGCCACGGCGGGCAGCTACGAGTTCGAGCTGCGCAGCGACGACGGGTCGCGGCTCTCCCTCGACGACGAGGTCGTCATCGACCACGACGGTCTCCACGGCGCGGACCCCAAGACCGGCACCGTCTCGCTGAGCGCCGGCAGCCACCGGCTGTTCATCGAGCACTTCGAGGCCGGCGGTGGCCAGCAGGTCACGTTGAGCTGGAAGAAGCCGGGCGACGCGTCGTTCACCCTCGTCCCGACCTCGGTCCTCTCCACCCCGGAGAAGGTCACCCGCGTGACCGCCCCCGGCAACAAGGAGTGCGAGGGCGCGGCGGACTCTCCCGGCGACGGCCTCCAGCTCGCCGGGCTCAACCCGGCCTACGCCGTCGTCAACCTGCGTCCGCCGGGCTTCGACCCCAAGGTCACCGGCATGGCGTGGGACGGCGACGACCTGCTCGTCCTCACCTGGGGCGGCACGGGCGACCCGGTCGACCAGACCTCCGAGGGCAAGCTCTTCCGGCTCACCGGCGTCAAGACCGCCGACGGCCCCGAGGATGTCACCGCCACCGAGCTCGTCGGCGACCTGCGCGAGCCTCAGGGCGTCGCGGTCGTGGATGTCGACGGCAACGGGGAGCCCGAGTACTACGTCAGCGAGAAGGACCAGCTGAGCAAGTTCGTCGACACCGACGGCAACGGTCTCCTCGACGAGCCGAAGTCGGCGCTGTGGACGGTGCCCACGAGCGGCAACTTCCACGAATTCGCCTTCGGCCTACTGCACAAGGGCGACAAGTTCTACCTCAACCTCTCGGTGTCCATCGACTACGGCGGCGCCACCACCAACCCGCAGCAGGCTCCCACCATCGACGGCAAGACCATCCGCGGCAACAGCATCGTCGTCGACGACACCACCGGCGAGATGACGCTGGTCGCGGGCGGCCTGCGCACCCCCAACGGCATCGGCTGGGGTCCCGAGGGCGACGCCTTCGTGACCGACAACCAGGGCGGCTGGCTGCCGGCCAGCAAGCTGGTCCACATCAAGCAGGACCGCTTCTTCAACCACATGACCACCCCGGCCGGGCCGTTCCAGGACAACCCCGTCGCCAAGCCGGTGCTGTGGCTGCCGCAGAACGAGATCGCCAACTCGCCGAGCACCCCGGTCATGGTGCCCGAGGGCCAGCCCTTCGCCGGTCAGATGATGATCGGCGACGTCACCTACGGCGGCCTCCAGCGCGCCTTCCTCGAGAAGGTCGAGGGCGAGTACCAGGGAGCCGTCTTCCGCGGGACTCAGGGCCTGGAGGCCGGCATCAACGAGGTCCTCCTCGGCGACGGCGGCACCATGATCGTCGGCGGCATCGGCGGCGGCGGCAACTGGCAGCAGCCCGGCAAGCTGACCTACGGCCTGCAGAAGCTCGTCCCGACCGGTGTCGCGCCGTTCGAGATGAAGTCCATGGAGGTCGTCGAGGGAGGCTTCAAGGTCACCTACACCCACCCGATCGGTGCGGAGACCCTGGCGTCGCTGCCCGACAAGTACGTCGTCACGCAGTGGGGCTACCGCCCGACCGCCCAGTACGGCGGCCCGAAGATCAACGAGGAGACGCTCGAGGTCACCTCGGCGACCGCCTCCGAGGACGGCCGCACCGTGACCCTGGCGATCGCGGGCCTGCGTCCCGATCGCGTCGTCCACCTGCGCTCCCCACGGCCCTTCGCCGCCGAGAGCGGCGAGCAGCTCTACAGCACCGAGGGCTGGTACACGCTGAACAGCTACCCCGGCTACGTGGCTCCCGAGCCCCCGGAAGGCGTCTACGAGCAGGAGGACCAGCAGCTCCTCGGCGGCGCCAACGTGCAGAGCGAGCACGCCGGCTACAGCGGCACCGGGTACGTCGGCGGCTTCGACAAGGTCGGTGCGGGCGTACGCTCGGCGGTCACGGTCGACGAGGCCGGCACCTACGACCTGAGCCTGCGCTACAGCAACGGCCCCCACCCGTTCCAGGGCCCCAAGACCGTCACCCTGATGGTCAACGGTGAGAGCCAGGTCGTCACCCTGCCCTCCACGGGCACCTGGCAGACCTACGGCACCTTCCGCCGGGCCGTGGACCTGGCCGCCGGTGCCAACACCGTCGAGATCCGCTACGACGAGGGCAACGACGGCAACGTCAACCTCGACGTGCTCAGCATCGTCCCGCAGGACGGCATCCGCTACGAGGCCGAGGAGGGGATGCTCAACGGCGGCGCCAGCGCACAGACCGAGCACCCGGGCTACTCCGGCTCAGGCTTCGTCGGCGGCTTCCAGAACGCGGGCGCCAGCGTGCGCCTGAACGTCAGCACCACCAGCGCCGGCAACCACCCGGTCACGCTCGGCTACGCGGCTGGACCGAACCCCTACGACGGCCCGAAGAGGCTCACCGTCGAGGTCAACGGGACACCGCGCCAGATCACGCTGCCCAGCACGGGCTCCTGGCAGACCTGGGGCACCTGGACCGGCGAGCTGCCGCTGCGGGTCGGCGAGAACACCGTCATCTTCCGCTACGACACCAACGACGACGGCAACGTCAACCTCGACTACCTCGACGTGAGGCTGCCCGCACCGGTCACGTGTGACCCCGTGGGCGACACCGATGACCCGTTCGAGGGCGACGCGCTCGACCGCTGCCGCTGGACCAACGTCCTCAACGAGGACGCCGACCGCTATCGCGTGGCCGGCGGCAAGCTCGAGATCGACGCCCAGGCCGGTGACCTCAGCGGCGGGCAGACCGACGCCAAGAACGTCATCCTGCAGCCGGTGACCGGCGAGGACCCCAGCACCTGGATGGCGGAGACCACCGTCTCGATCGACGGCACCGACGACTACCTCCAGGCCGGCCTGACCGTGTGGGGCAGCACCAGCGACTACGGCAAGGTCATGGTGATGCGTCACCCGACCAACGGGTGGACGACCGAGCTCGCCCGCGTGACCAATGGCAGCCTGCAGTACGCCAACGCGCCGATCGCCACCGGGCAGCAGACCGACATCCGGCTGCGCATGTGGTCCGACGGAGAGCTGCTCCAGGGCGCGTACTCGGTCGATGACGGGGCCACCTGGGTCACGATCGGCGACGGCTGGCGTGCGGGCGGTCTGGCCAACCCGCTGGTCGGCGTCGCCGCCTACAACGGCACCGGCGCCGAGGTGGCCAGGTTCGACGACTTCACGCTGGGTGAGCCGCCGGTGGTCCCGGACCCGCCGGAGACCTGCCTGCCGGTCCGGCCGGAGATCGGCTACACCTCGCTCTTCGACGGCACCCGCGCCAGCCTCGAGGACTGGGAGATGGCCGACGGCGGCCGGTTCGTCCGACAGGACGACTGCTCGATCAAGTCGGTGGGAGCGTTCGGCCTGCTCTGGCACCCCGAGCCGATCGACTACGCCTACTCGCTCAAGCTCGACTGGATGATGCCGGGCGACGACAACTCCGGTGTCTTCGTCGGGTTCCCTGACCCGGGGACGTCCTCGGGCGGGCCGATCACCCAAGGTCACGAGGTCCAGATCGACCCGAGCGACGACGCCGACAGCACCACGGGGGCGATCTACAACTTCCAGGCCGCCGACGCCCAGGCTCGCGACGCGGCACTCAAGCCCCCCGGCCAGTGGAACGCCTACGAGATCGTGGTCGAGGGAGACCGGATCCGGGTGTACCTCAACGGCACCCTGATCAACGACTTCACCGACACCGATCCCAACCGGATGAACCTGCCCTCCCACATCGGGCTGCAGACCCACGGCGACCAGGACGACGTGTTCTTCCGCAACGTCCGGATCAACAACCTGGAGGAGCCCGACGTCGTCGCCTCCACCGTCACCGCGACGGCGAGGCCCGCCTCGGTGAGGGTGGGTGGTGCCACCGACGTCGCCGTCACCGTGACCGCCGACGGCGCCACGCCGACGGGCCGGGTCACCGTCCGCGACGGCGCCAAGGTGGTCGGCGCCGGGACGCTGGCCGGCGGCCGGGCGAGCGTCAGGGTGGGTCCCCTGACCACGGTCGGGACGCGCTCCCTGAGCGTCGCCTACGCCGGTGGCGGCCAGGTGAGCGGCAGCCAGACGGTCGTCCGGGTGGTCGTCACTCCCGCGCCCAAGCCGGTGCTCACCGTCCGTCCGCCCGTGGTGGACGCGGGCAAGACCCGGCGTACCGGCTCGCTCAAGGTCACCTGCCGCCCCGTCGGCGTCCGGTGCGCCGGCACCCTGACCCTCAGGTCGGGCGGCAAGGTCCTCGGCACCGCCCGGGTCTCGCTCGCCGGCGGCCGGACCGCCACCGTCCGGCTGGCCCTCAACCGGCGGGCCCGCACGCTGCTGGCCGAGCGGGCGCGAGTCCAGGCCAGGCTGACCGTCACGCTCAGGGGCGGCGCCCGCTCGACGGTGACGGTCAGGCTCACCCGCTGA
- a CDS encoding sugar phosphate isomerase/epimerase family protein: MPRPITLFTGQWADLPFEEVARLASEWGYDGLEIACWGDHLDPWQAAEDDAYVQAKLDLLEKYHLKVYAISNHLKGQAVCDDPIDGRHQAMLSSQVWGDGDPEGVRQRAAEEMKLTARTAQRLGVETVVGFTGSAIWKYVAMFPPATEEMVAAGYRDFADRWNPILDVFDECGVRFAHEVHPSEIAYDYWTTVAAMEAIGHREAFGLNWDPSHFVWQDLDPVGFLWDFRDRIYHVDCKDAKRQVGNGRNGRLGSHLPWADPRRGWDFVSTGHGDVPWEACFRMLNTIGYAGPISVEWEDAGMDRLVGAPEALEFVRRLAFDPPAAAFDAAFSSSS, encoded by the coding sequence ATGCCACGACCGATCACCCTCTTCACCGGCCAGTGGGCCGACCTGCCCTTCGAGGAGGTGGCCCGCCTGGCCTCCGAGTGGGGCTACGACGGCCTCGAGATCGCATGTTGGGGCGACCACCTCGACCCCTGGCAGGCCGCCGAGGACGACGCCTACGTGCAGGCCAAGCTCGACCTGCTGGAGAAGTACCACCTCAAGGTCTACGCGATCTCCAACCACCTCAAGGGCCAGGCCGTCTGCGACGACCCGATCGACGGGCGCCACCAGGCGATGCTGTCCAGCCAGGTGTGGGGAGACGGCGACCCCGAGGGCGTGCGGCAGCGCGCCGCGGAGGAGATGAAGCTGACCGCGCGCACCGCCCAGCGCCTGGGCGTCGAGACGGTGGTGGGGTTCACCGGGTCCGCCATCTGGAAGTACGTCGCGATGTTCCCGCCGGCGACCGAGGAGATGGTCGCAGCGGGCTACCGCGACTTCGCCGACCGCTGGAACCCCATCCTCGACGTGTTCGACGAGTGCGGGGTCCGCTTCGCGCACGAGGTGCACCCCTCCGAGATCGCCTACGACTACTGGACGACGGTCGCCGCGATGGAGGCGATCGGTCACCGCGAGGCCTTCGGCCTGAACTGGGACCCCAGCCACTTCGTGTGGCAGGACCTCGACCCGGTGGGGTTCCTGTGGGACTTCCGGGACCGGATTTACCACGTCGACTGCAAGGACGCGAAGCGTCAGGTCGGCAACGGCCGAAACGGCCGGCTCGGCTCCCATCTGCCGTGGGCCGACCCGCGTCGCGGCTGGGACTTCGTCTCGACCGGCCACGGCGACGTGCCGTGGGAGGCGTGCTTCCGGATGCTCAACACCATCGGCTACGCCGGGCCCATCTCCGTCGAGTGGGAGGACGCCGGAATGGACCGTCTCGTGGGTGCGCCCGAGGCGTTGGAGTTCGTACGCCGGTTGGCCTTCGACCCACCGGCGGCGGCGTTCGACGCCGCCTTCTCCAGCTCCTCCTGA
- a CDS encoding inositol-3-phosphate synthase has protein sequence MTRDPAGSRTGVWFVGARGSVATTAVIGALGIRHRLVPTTGLVTELAELDPVGLPDVAGLVFGGHDVSSRSLAKKTEALVSGGVVPGRLVDAVSSDLGEVEAALRPGYAAGGEAVPAAIARLAADIRSFRERHRLARVVVIEVASTQAPVEAPDDVRSVDDALPIGAVYALAAFAAGAPFVSFTPSPCLRLPVVLEAAGRTGLPYAGSDGKTGETLLKSALAPMFAVRALELRSWASVNLLGGGDGATLADPEAARSKTETKRSGLDAMAGRAVPGPMHIDQVEDLGEWKTAWDHVRFDGFLGTRMTLQFTWQGCDSALAAPLVLDLARLTAAAHAAGRSGALVELGFFFKDPVGSTEHRLAEQWRDLVAWRRGLAS, from the coding sequence ATGACGAGGGACCCAGCCGGCAGCCGCACCGGCGTCTGGTTCGTCGGGGCCCGCGGCTCCGTCGCGACGACGGCGGTGATCGGCGCGCTCGGGATCCGGCACCGGCTCGTGCCGACGACCGGCCTCGTGACCGAGCTGGCCGAGCTCGATCCGGTCGGCCTTCCCGACGTCGCCGGACTGGTCTTCGGTGGCCACGACGTCAGCTCGCGGTCACTGGCCAAGAAGACCGAGGCGCTGGTGTCCGGCGGGGTCGTGCCTGGGCGGCTCGTCGACGCCGTGAGCAGCGACCTCGGCGAGGTCGAGGCCGCGCTGCGACCCGGCTACGCCGCGGGTGGCGAGGCGGTGCCGGCGGCGATCGCGCGCCTCGCGGCCGACATCCGGTCCTTCCGCGAGCGGCATCGGCTGGCCCGGGTGGTCGTGATCGAGGTGGCCAGCACCCAGGCGCCGGTCGAGGCGCCCGACGACGTACGCAGCGTGGACGACGCCCTGCCCATCGGCGCGGTCTACGCCCTCGCCGCGTTCGCGGCCGGGGCGCCGTTCGTGTCGTTCACCCCCAGCCCGTGCCTGCGGCTGCCCGTGGTCCTCGAGGCGGCCGGGCGCACCGGCCTGCCCTACGCGGGCTCCGACGGCAAGACCGGTGAGACGCTGCTGAAGTCGGCGCTCGCGCCGATGTTCGCCGTCCGGGCCCTCGAGCTGCGCTCGTGGGCCTCGGTCAACCTCCTGGGTGGCGGCGACGGGGCCACGCTGGCCGACCCCGAGGCCGCCCGCAGCAAGACCGAGACCAAGCGCAGCGGACTCGACGCCATGGCCGGGCGGGCGGTCCCCGGGCCGATGCACATCGACCAGGTCGAGGACCTGGGGGAGTGGAAGACCGCGTGGGACCACGTGCGCTTCGACGGCTTCCTCGGCACCCGGATGACCCTGCAGTTCACCTGGCAGGGCTGCGACTCGGCGCTGGCCGCACCGCTGGTGCTCGACCTGGCGCGCCTGACCGCGGCGGCCCATGCGGCCGGCCGGTCCGGTGCGCTCGTGGAGCTGGGCTTCTTCTTCAAGGACCCGGTGGGCAGCACCGAGCACCGGCTGGCCGAGCAGTGGCGCGACCTCGTCGCCTGGCGCCGCGGGCTGGCCTCGTGA
- a CDS encoding SCO3242 family prenyltransferase — MNASQPSARDLVRLVRLPASLTVPGDVWSGAAWLGDDPLRRAGAMPLASVLLYCSGMALNDWADRAVDAVERPERVIPSGRVAPSTALGFAAALGAAGIGVTGAVGGRRALRLSVPLAALVATYDLLAKDSPLGPLVMASTRGLDVLLGAAAAPGAAAAPALATTVHTAGVTLLSRGEVHGSGPASVGAALAATGAAAALLVTTTLSDADARPRDRWAAIGLAAAYVARVGGAQARAVATPDGPRVRAATAAGIGGLTLLQAGWLAARGQVPTALAVAGAGQLLRRVARAVSPT; from the coding sequence GTGAACGCCTCGCAGCCCTCGGCGCGCGACCTGGTCCGGCTGGTGCGGCTGCCCGCCTCGCTCACGGTCCCCGGCGACGTCTGGTCCGGCGCGGCCTGGCTCGGGGACGACCCACTGCGCAGAGCCGGTGCGATGCCGCTCGCCTCGGTGCTCCTGTACTGCTCGGGGATGGCGCTCAACGACTGGGCCGACCGCGCCGTCGACGCGGTCGAGCGGCCCGAGCGGGTCATCCCGTCCGGGCGGGTCGCTCCGTCGACGGCTCTCGGCTTCGCGGCGGCCCTCGGCGCCGCCGGCATCGGCGTGACGGGCGCCGTCGGAGGCCGCCGCGCCCTGCGGCTCAGCGTGCCTCTCGCCGCCCTCGTGGCGACCTACGACCTCCTGGCCAAGGACTCGCCGCTCGGCCCGCTGGTCATGGCCTCGACCCGCGGCCTCGACGTCCTGCTCGGCGCGGCGGCGGCTCCGGGCGCGGCAGCCGCCCCGGCCCTCGCGACCACGGTGCACACCGCGGGCGTCACCCTGCTCAGCCGCGGCGAGGTGCACGGCTCGGGTCCGGCGAGCGTAGGGGCGGCGCTCGCGGCCACCGGCGCCGCGGCCGCCCTGCTCGTGACGACGACGCTGAGCGACGCCGACGCCCGACCACGCGACCGGTGGGCGGCCATCGGCCTCGCCGCGGCGTACGTCGCCCGCGTCGGTGGCGCGCAGGCGCGGGCGGTCGCCACGCCGGACGGACCGCGCGTGCGCGCGGCGACGGCCGCGGGCATCGGGGGGCTCACGCTGCTGCAGGCCGGGTGGCTCGCGGCCCGTGGGCAGGTCCCCACGGCGCTCGCCGTGGCCGGCGCCGGCCAGCTGCTGCGCCGGGTGGCGCGGGCGGTGAGCCCCACGTGA
- a CDS encoding sugar phosphate isomerase/epimerase family protein: protein MSLRLGYGLNGFAGHRLADACAVVASLGYQGVGLTLDQPHLDPFGDLPPQVAHARRCLEAHGLASVVETGSRYVLDPWHKHEPTLVSDDGRERRVELLRRAVRIAHELGSEAVSCWSGTAPPGVGASVLWRRVVDGLGPVLDDAAALGVTVCVEPEPGMFLATLDDVLALRSRFGDPEHLQVTLDLGHLVCNEPRTPAETVRRAAPVLGNVQVDDMVRDVHEHLELGTGELDLDDVLGALVAVGYDGLACVELPRHSHAAPTVAASTMAALSSSLERIGSPASAGGSAR, encoded by the coding sequence GTGAGCCTGCGTCTGGGCTACGGCCTCAACGGCTTCGCCGGGCATCGCCTCGCCGACGCCTGTGCCGTCGTGGCCTCCCTCGGCTACCAGGGCGTGGGGCTGACCCTCGACCAGCCACACCTCGATCCGTTCGGCGACCTGCCGCCGCAGGTCGCCCACGCCCGGCGGTGTCTCGAGGCGCACGGACTGGCCTCCGTGGTCGAGACCGGCTCCCGCTACGTGCTCGACCCCTGGCACAAGCACGAGCCGACCCTGGTCAGCGACGACGGCCGCGAACGCCGGGTCGAGCTGCTGCGCCGCGCGGTGCGCATCGCCCACGAGCTGGGCTCCGAGGCGGTCTCGTGCTGGTCGGGCACGGCGCCGCCGGGCGTCGGCGCGTCGGTGCTGTGGCGCCGGGTCGTCGACGGCCTCGGACCGGTGCTCGACGACGCCGCCGCCCTCGGCGTCACGGTCTGCGTCGAGCCGGAGCCTGGCATGTTCCTCGCGACCCTCGACGACGTGCTGGCTCTGCGGTCGCGGTTCGGCGACCCCGAGCACCTGCAGGTCACCCTGGACCTCGGCCACCTGGTCTGCAACGAGCCGCGCACCCCTGCCGAGACCGTGCGTCGCGCGGCGCCCGTGCTCGGCAACGTGCAGGTCGACGACATGGTGCGCGACGTCCACGAGCACCTCGAGCTCGGGACCGGCGAGCTCGACCTCGACGACGTCCTCGGCGCCCTCGTGGCGGTCGGCTACGACGGCCTCGCCTGCGTCGAGCTGCCGCGCCACTCCCACGCCGCACCGACCGTGGCCGCCTCCACCATGGCCGCGCTGAGCTCGTCGCTGGAGCGGATCGGCTCACCGGCATCGGCAGGAGGGAGCGCGCGATGA